CTTAAAGATGCTAATTAATTGGTCTAATGATATGATTTATATTTTAAAATAGACATTTAATTCAATCATATAGTGTTTTTTAATAATCCGCTATCTCTTGTATTTAAAAAGGATACCGTTAAATTCTGAACAATTATTGTTATCTACCCGAATATTTTATGCTAGCTTATATGAAAAAATATTTCAGTTATTAAATATTACACTTTTTTAATTGACCTAAAAATGAAGCTAAAAATCTTTAATGTTGTTATATGTTAATTAGCTAAAGAGGATAATTTTGAAAGGAAACATCTAGTAAATTCAATTTTTATTTCTTATTTTATTTAATGAATCAATCAATAAAAAACATAAAGGTAGAGATAAATTTAAAAAAACTAAAAAAATAAGGTGACTTATTTTAGTAAACCAATCTTTATTTTTATTATAAATGGATTTCTTGTTTAACTGTGCTTTTCATTTTCCATGAATAAAATAATTGATTTATCAAGTGGATTAATGAAAATCAAAAGTAAAATATGTAATTTTTTGTTGACTCGTTTTTTTGCATTTGGTATGATGGTAGTGTTGTAATTGTGAGATGATTCTTTACAACTACAACCGCACAGAGTAAGTAATTAAGTGTAATAGGTCTATTACCGCTTAGGATGGCGAGTCTAAGTTTATGAAGGAGGTGCTCTAAGCATGTATGCAATTATTAAAACAGGTGGTAAACAATTAAAAGTTGAAGAAGGTCAAGCAATTTACGTTGAAAAATTAGACGTAGAAGCTGGCGAAAAAATTGTTTTTGATGAAGTAATCTTAGTAGGTGGCGATTCTACAAAGGTAGGCACACCAACTTTATCTGGTGTTACTGTTGAAGGAACTGTTGAAAAACACGGAAAACAAAAGAAAGTTGTAACTTTCCAATATAAACCTAAGAAACATTCACACCGCAAACAAGGTCATCGTCAACCATATACAAAAGTTATTATTGACAAAATTAATGCGTAGTCTTTAATTCTTTTTGGAAGAAGGCTTATGAATGATTAAAGGATTGTTTAAACGAAATAGTGCTGGTCAGATTGTTTCATTTAAATTAACTGGACATGCAGAAATGGATACATATGGCAAGGATATTGTTTGTGCAGCTGTATCTGCCTTAGCAATAAGTACAGTTAATGGCATTGATGCACTAGCAGGTTTTGAACCAATTATTGAAACAAAGGATGAGCAAGATGGCTATCTTTATGTTGAAATGATTACAAAAATGACACAAGAACAAGCAAATATTGCTCAAATTCTTTTGGAAAATTTGCTTTTAGGCTTGCAATCCATTGAACAAGAATATACAGAATTTATTCAAATACAAACATTTAATAATAAAGAGTAGGAGGTGTAGCTGATGTTGTTAACTATGAATTTACAACTATTTGCCCATAAAAAGGGAGGCGGTTCAACTTCAAATGGCCGTGACTCTGAATCAAAACGTTTAGGTGCAAAAAGTGCTGATGGACAAACCGTTTCAGGTGGTTCAATTTTATATCGTCAACGTGGAACTAAAATTTATCCTGGAGTAAATGTTGGTATTGGTGGCGATGATACTTTATTTGCTAAAGTTGATGGTATCGTTCGTTTTGAAAGAAAAGGTAGAGATAAAAAACAAGTATCTGTCTATCCAGTAGCTCAATAATCTTAGCAAAATTAAGGCTAGAATCCTTTATTTATAGGGGTTTTAGCTTTTTTTATTTTATGCATTATTTTTTTGACCATACTTTTGACCATACTTTTAAAAATTAACATATTTTATAAATTGCTCGGTCGTAGCTTCTTTTCTATTATCTGTAAGATGGGTGTAAGCGTTCATTGTTGTTTGTATATTCGCATGTCCAAGTCTTTTTTGCACATCCTTAAAATTAGCACCTGACTCAAAGAGTAGAGAAGCGTGTGTATGTCTGAATCCATGTAACCATGTAAGCCTATATTTATGGGTAATTAGTAAGGTGAACCAATTGGAACAGATAAGTAAACCTGGGGAAAGAATAATGATAGATACAATTAAGAAAATTATCAAAGAAAAAATCTGTCAAAATAGCTGATATTATTTATAGTTGCACAGGTTAATTAAAAATCTATGTACCAGTATTAACGTAAGAAATTTTTATTGCTATGCAGTCAGTATAAGTATTTATCTGTATGTTTGTAATTATTTTGTTTATTAGGTAACTATCAACCTAGTGTTTTGTTGAGAAATGAGTAAAATTTGAATTTAAAAGATAAAGCAATATTGCAACGTCGGTGAAATTACCTATATTTTCAGCAGAAAATTACTATGTATTTCCATATAATTGTTATAGCAATTTCATTATATTTAGAGCATATATCAAGGAAAAAGGCTATATTTGTTTGTAGTTAACAATATTGAGGAATTAATAAGGTACTAGCTAAAGATAATTAATCATTATTACAGTAAAATTGGTATTTTTTACAATCGTTGGTTATTTGATGATTTAAGAGACTTGGAAAATCAGAAGTAAAACTTTAGCTAATCGAATGTTTAAATTAGTTAAAATTATCAATGAAATGTTATCTTATGAAGGCTTGAAAAAAGACACAAGATAGTTTGTATCCTTTCGAATGCTATAGGATACATTCATTTACTGAGATTGTACCTACAGCCTAAATGATAAATAATTATTTACATATTTTTCTTAATAAAAATGAATAAATGTGAAAAGAAGTGTAAAGATATCATTTATAAGATAAGAATTTTATAAGATATGAGAAAATAGTAAACACAAATTTCGGAAAAAATATCATAGAAAATATTTTGGAAAAAACCACTTAGAAATTCATGTGATTAATTTCTAATAATTTTATATTTTAAAAGAAGATAATAATTTATAAATTAAAACATATTAATATTAGTGGTGAAGGTATTCAATGAAATGTCTTCACCACTATTTTTTGTTTACTAGTATTTTTGTATATTCCCATAGGAAGATGTAATAAGAATCTTTAAATTAAATTTAAATTTTTGATTAATTTGATAATGACACTACTTGGGTTTCAGCTTTAATAGCAGATATTAATGTTTGGGATACTTATCAATTTAAAAAACTTTTGTCATCAATGATACGAAATTTCTCTATCAATCAATATTGTTCAATACAACTTTTTATTGAAAGGTAATGTCATAGCTATGCAATCATATAGGTATCGGTCTGTCTAGAACAAAGTTAAACGAAATATCTAGTAGTCAATAAAATTTTATATTAAAGATAACATATTGCAAGTAATAATACACATCATTTGGATAGATGAATATTTGGAGATTAA
The genomic region above belongs to Melissococcus plutonius ATCC 35311 and contains:
- the rplU gene encoding 50S ribosomal protein L21, which gives rise to MYAIIKTGGKQLKVEEGQAIYVEKLDVEAGEKIVFDEVILVGGDSTKVGTPTLSGVTVEGTVEKHGKQKKVVTFQYKPKKHSHRKQGHRQPYTKVIIDKINA
- a CDS encoding ribosomal-processing cysteine protease Prp → MIKGLFKRNSAGQIVSFKLTGHAEMDTYGKDIVCAAVSALAISTVNGIDALAGFEPIIETKDEQDGYLYVEMITKMTQEQANIAQILLENLLLGLQSIEQEYTEFIQIQTFNNKE
- the rpmA gene encoding 50S ribosomal protein L27 produces the protein MLLTMNLQLFAHKKGGGSTSNGRDSESKRLGAKSADGQTVSGGSILYRQRGTKIYPGVNVGIGGDDTLFAKVDGIVRFERKGRDKKQVSVYPVAQ